One Capsicum annuum cultivar UCD-10X-F1 chromosome 2, UCD10Xv1.1, whole genome shotgun sequence genomic window carries:
- the LOC107860400 gene encoding proline-rich receptor-like protein kinase PERK9: MMNIRTSWVWIVVLFLGFTFHNLSTSQARSSTRHRHHLTAVVEGTVFCDTCFQQQFSGASHFISGATVAVECEDSVRRSHFYKEVKTNEHGKFSVDLPISVSKHVKKIKGCSVKLIKSSETYCAVASTASSSSLHLKSRKQGTHIFSAGFFTFKPLNQPDLCSQKPSIQNSKKKLTDSQKSAISNPNDPTFYPPIQDPPAPGTLLPPLPRLPPLPLLPPLPGLPIISPVPKASSERYSQSEAAARPKFFNPIGGLPLPPNPLLPPPSILPPNPFQPPPSIIPPVIPSPPPSIFPPLFPSPPPSIIPPIIPSPPRPPPSLFPPLIPPLIPGLTPSPPPPPPSLFPPLIPGFPPLIPGVPPAATSSPQKNNSSP, translated from the exons ATGATGAACATCAGAACATCTTGGGTTTGGATTGTAGTCCTCTTTCTTGGTTTCACATTCCACAACCTTTCCACTTCACAGGCAAGGAGTAGTACTAGGCATAGGCATCACCTAACTGCAGTTGTTGAGGGAACTGTTTTCTGTGATACCTGCTTCCAGCAGCAATTCTCAGGGGCTAGTCACTTCATTTCAG GTGCTACCGTTGCTGTAGAGTGCGAAGACTCTGTCAGAAGATCACATTTTTACAAGGAGGTGAAAACCAATGAGCATGGAAAATTCAGTGTAGACCTTCCTATTTCTGTAAGCAAacatgtcaagaaaatcaagggATGTTCTGTGAAGCTGATTAAGAGCAGCGAAACGTATTGTGCTGTGGCGTCGACAGCATCTTCATCTTCTCTTCATCTCAAGTCAAGAAAACAAGGGACTCACATCTTCTCTGCTGGTTTCTTCACTTTCAAACCTCTCAACCAGCCAGATCTATGTAGCCAAAAGCCAAGCAtccaaaattccaaaaagaaattAACAGATTCTCAAAAGTCAGCAATTTCCAATCCCAATGACCCTACATTTTACCCACCAATTCAAGATCCACCAGCTCCAGGTACTTTACTTCCACCTCTTCCTAGGCTACCCCCTTTGCCACTGCTCCCTCCTTTGCCAGGACTTCCAATAATATCACCTGTTCCTAAAGCCTCTAGTGAACGTTACTCTCAATCAGAAGCTGCAGCTCGACCAAAATTTTTCAATCCAATAGGAGGACTTCCCTTGCCTCCAAATCCACTTCTACCACCACCTTCAATCCTTCCTCCAAACCCATTTCAACCTCCACCTTCAATTATTCCTCCAGTCATCCCCTCTCCTCCTCCTTCCATATTTCCTCCCTTATTCCCTTCTCCTCCACCTTCAATAATTCCTCCAATAATCCCTTCACCTCCGCGCCCTCCACCTTCACTATTTCCTCCACTTATCCCACCACTCATACCTGGTTTAACTCCATCCCCACCACCACCTCCCCCTTCTCTATTCCCACCTCTCATTCCAGGCTTCCCACCGCTCAtacctggtgttcctccagctGCCACTTCATCTCCGCAAAAGAATAACTCCTCTCCTTAG